The Cervus canadensis isolate Bull #8, Minnesota chromosome 13, ASM1932006v1, whole genome shotgun sequence genomic interval GGGCTGTGAAAGCAGCCAACCACACACAGAGTAGAGAGAGGCAAAGGTTCAGCTCTGCAAAGCGACTTCGGAACAAACTGTGCTTCTCAAAAGGCCCGACAAAAATATGGAGGAAGCCCTCATTGTGAGAGGAACTTAAAATCATCAACAACCACTGTTTTGTGACACAACACCAAGGGAGCATACTGGAAACGCTCAAGTCACAACACGTATCTGGAAACATCTCTGTACCCAAGGGCCACGGCTCTCCCACGTAACAAAAATCAAAGCCCCATTTCTGAGACCAAGCGCACTATCCTGGTTGGAGCTGCCCGCATGGCAGTGTGGACAGGGCCTCCAGAGACATCCTGTGAGCCAGCCTCATCAGGCACAGAGGGGCCCACGTCCGGTGACTGAATCCACTGTCCTGGGCTTGCTCCCATCCTGAGGCCACGAGCTTAAGACACAGAACTTGGCTTTAAGCCTCCttatccctcctccctgcccccaatcccagcTTGGCCTGCAGCACCTTTCACTGAAATGCCTGTTGCCGGATTCACCTCTGTGAACAAATCCTTTCCTAACAAGAGGCAACACAGGACctgcctggaggtccagtggttaagactgctcCCCCGGGTTCagtcgatccctgattggggaactaagatcccacatgccacgtggcatggccaaaaacacacacatacacacacacggcaAACGCAAAGGGATGAAGACCTATTTGAGAAGCTCATCAGGAGTTACTATCAACAAACTCTCTGGTCACAGCAATCCAACTGCAGATGGTGTGTTCTCTGGGTCAGCTACAAATCACAACCATGACTGCGATGGTTTGTGgggggccctgggtggggggggggcagtaaGCTGGGTTCTGTGCACTGCACATCATGTGCACCAATTGGGAGAAGCCTGGCCCTGCCCAGACTTGTCACCCAGCCCTGCTGAGAGCAGCAGAAGGGGCCAGTGGTGTGGCTGCAGCCTTTGCTCTGTCTGAGCCTAGATGTGCCCACAGGGCAGCATGCAGGAGCCTTCGGGGACCAGGAAATTCCGTCTGCTCTCAGGTCCCCTGGGATTAGAGTGCACGTCAACCTGTCCTCCCCCCAGCTCCACACGCCACACCAGACAAGGGCAGTGACCAGCTGCACCCACAAAGCACTGTGCTCTCTGGTAGACACCATGGGCTCTCCAGGCCTCCGGCCCCCCTGCTCCCACCCTGGGGGCCACAGCATCCCCGACTGATGGGAGGAACTGGAGCCAAGAGCTGTTTATCCAGATCCCTgggggcctggcgtgcggcagtccctCCTCTCTAGGCACCCAGAGGTGCAGGACATTACTGCGCACATTCCCGCCCTGGGGCCCCTTCCACTTCACCCAAGGAACCCTCCCTCCGCCCAGTAGAAACCTGGagtcagagcttccctggtggcacagtggataagaatccacgtctaggagacacaggttccgtccctggtctgggaagaccccacgtgccgaGGAGCAACTCAGCCCGTGAGCCACCATGACTGAGCCGGCCCTCTGCAGTGAGCTGCAactaactactgaagcctgagcaccccggagcccatgctctgcaacaaggaaagtcaccacagtgagaagcctacaactagagaaagcccgtgcagcaacacaGGCTGAgcgcagccaaaactaaaaaaaaaaaaaaagcctggagtCAAATCAGCTTCAAGTATGTGTTGATACAAAGCCTCCCTGAGGCTTTGGAAGCAGGGACTCCACCAGCAGACAGGGGTGCCCCACCACAGAGAGGGAGGGGCTCTCTGAGGACCCTGCAGCTGAGCCCTCCTGGATGGAGAGGCTTGGGGAGGGGAGACAAAAGGGGGAGCCTGCTCCTAAACTGAACACTGATAAGCACTGGGGCTTTGTGGATTCCTGGGTGAGGACCACTGCCCCAAGTGGTCCTTCACCAGCTAGCTGCACTAGCAAAAGTCAGTCCTTACTAGCAATGAACGTGTCCTTACCAGAGACAGAGGACCCAGACcgaggtggcgggggtgggggtggggggaggcggcaCGGCGGATTTCAgaggaaataaatacaaacacTGGAAACATCCGTTTGGGTCTGCCAAGGAACCTTGATTAGGGAGGACAGGCAGACACTCCTCCCTTTGCAGAGAAAAGCTGGGGCCACACCAAACAACCGAAGTAAGACTTGTGGCCAGGAACTTTTGGGGAGCACTTCAGAAACATTAGGTGCGGACTGGCTGGAGCAGAACTCCCAGAGCTGGGGCAGCAGCACCAAGTCTTGAAACTCAGAGCACAGGACCAGTGGATTGCGGTCACCTCCGGAGTGAGCAGGGCTCAGAGAACAGCGGTAGGGCTCACTCGAGCTCCCAGGCTGGGCCTCCGCTCACCGGCTTCCAGCCCAAAGTCCAGCAGGGCACCATTCTGGTGAGGTCTCTCCCAAGGAGGACGAGCTCCGGCTCACAGAGCTGCTCAAGTCCGCCCTCTGCCAGGCTCCGCCCGGCCTCGCGCTTTGCAGGTTGGGACTCAAGGAGCTCCCCATTTCCCTGGATGCCCCCCATCCAAATCCCTGATTCCAGGGACTCCCAAAGacgggcgggggggggcggggaggggctgggcggcCCGCCCAACCCTTCCAGGGAGAATCGCACGGTCAGTCCCAGCGTTTACTGAGCGGCCAGGCCTGGCCAGGCGCGTGGGAATCCCGGGCGCTCAGGCTGCAGCCCGGACTGGCCACTGACCAGTCCTCAGCGACCTCAGCGACCACATCTGAGGAATCTGTCGCCGGCAGACGTCAGCGCGTcggggagggaggagggcccCGTGGGGGGCGGGTCCTCCAAAACCCTGGTCCCAGATACTGGGTCCCCGATCTCCCGCCAGCGGGGAGACGCCTCGCGCGGCACCCGaacctcaccccacccccgccccgaggCGGGTGCCAGAGCGGCCGCCCAGCGGCTTCTCCCTCAGGACTGCGAGCCCCAGCATGCCTTGCTCCGGCCACGCGGCGCCTGCTGGGAGCTGCAGTCCGGTCGCCGCGGCAAGCGCGCGCGCGCCGGCAGCCCACAGACTACAAGGACCTACAGGCGGTACGCGCCGGCCGCCACAGACCACAAGGCCCGACAAGCCGTGCGGCAGCAGCGGCCCGCGCCCCTCCCTTCGTCCTTGCCGCCACCCCGGCCCGCCGGCCCCGCCGCCGGCGCCTACGCCTGCCCCTGCCGCCCCGCTCCCTGTGCCAGCCCGCGGCGACCTATGTCTATGGCGAAGCGCTTGGCGTTCTCCAGGTTGCGGAAGATCTCGTCGGGGGGCAGCGTGATGCTCTTGTCCAGGCTGTCCCCGCTGCTCCCGCTGCCGCTCGCTCTACACTCCGCCATTTTGAAAGTGCCCGGCCAGCCTCATCAGCCATGGAGATATATGCGCATATATTTGACTGCTAAACGCCTCCCGTGCATATATTATGCTAATGAGCTCCcgcgccggccccgcccctcccgccgccgccgcggtgAAGGCTGGAGGGCGGACACAGGCCGGCGGGCGCGGGTCTTAAGAGACTCTTGAGGCCAGCGAAGCAACTGACCACAAAACCTCTGGGCTGTCGTCGTCTCTGTTCTTTCGCTGAGCTAGCCGGCTGCTGACCTCGTGTGATATGAGCTAGTGCAAAGAGGGCACCTGGAACGTGCAGACCACCAGAGAGACCAACTCCTGCACGCGAAGGCGCTTGTGACCTCACCAGACTGGTTCCCTAGGAGCACAGGCCCGTCGCTGCCAAAAATCCCATGCAAACGGGGGGAGTTGGGTACCTTGCTCTCTaggagcccctcccccaccccaccgcggTGGGAGATACCCTTGCAGCTGCGCAAGAAGTGTGTTTTAATGGAGAGATCCTCAGTGTGCAGGGGAAAGCATATTCCTCGTGAAAGGTGGAGTCTGTGGGAGTTTGCAGGGAACAAGCTGAGAAAGCTCCCAGATGGTGTTGGGAACAGACTTCAGGGCCCTGGAAGGCTTGGAGACTCTTAAGGGGAGTGTACCCTGTAAAGGCAGTGGGAGCTTTGTGAAAGAGCCCAGTGTTGGAGGCAGACAGTGTGCCAGGTGTCTTTGGCACCTGCCTCCTAGGTGCCAAACTCCTGAGCCAGTTACTTTGGGTTTTGACCTCAGCCTCTTTCTGAGCATGCCACTGGCTGCCTGGCAAGGCCCACTGGAACACAGACCTGTGAGCAGCACAGACTCAGCGCTCCAGGATGATTCAGGCAGGGCTTCAGGAGAGGGAGGCAGCCTTGCTGGCTGGCCTGGCCAGGAGGCACACCCACAGGGACAGTTCAACCATGTATCTGCCACACAAACAATAAACGTGTGGGTGTGGGAGGGGCTGCTCCCAGGGCTCAGCAGGCACCCGAGGGCAGAGCAGAACTGTGCTCCTCCGCAAGGGGTGCTGTGGACCTCCCCTCCAGAGTGGACAGAAACGGTTGGAAGGCAGGGCCAAGAGAGGtgctgaggaggaaggagggagcccCGGCCTGGGTGGTTCCGGGTCTCTTGCAGGTTCAACCAACACCCCGTGCCTGCCTAAAAATAGACAGCTGCCCTTTCTGAGTCGAGGGCTAGCCCTCCTGTTGCCAGCACTGCTCAGCCCTGGTGAGCAGTCCACCTGCAGGGAGGCAGGCCGGCCATCTCTGGGCTGGCCAGGAAGGTGCCCCAGGGGCTGGTCCAGGGACACAGGGGCTCCAGGTGTGCGGGGAGGACCGTGGAGGGGAACGTCTCTCGTGTTTGGCACAACTAAACCCCTTTGACTGTAGCGAGATTGCTCAGGCTGTGGGGTCCCTCTTAGCACTCCACCCCCACCTGCAGGGAGCTAGTGAGAGGTCCTGCAGGCCCCCCCAACACCCCCCTTACTGCACAAGGGCACACAAGGTGTTCAGAGACCCTCTCCCCTCCAGCCTGCCTCTCCCTTGTTTCCCTGTCTCTAGTCACTTCCTACCCCACCTACTTGTCCCCTCACTCCTCATTCCcagcttctcttccctccctgatGGTCAACTCTGCTTCCCAGCACCCCTGCTTCTCCtctgcttcccctcctccctccctcctcagccgGAGCCCAGCCCTTCTTCGGGTGTCCAGGGTCACTGGCAAGGACAGCGCCCACCTGTGGCTGCATATATCACAATAGTGCCTACTTCCCTTTATCCCTGCCGACCTGCCTGCCTGGTGGCTGCCAAGGACATGTGTGAGGCACAGAGACAGATCGTGAGGGGGCTGAACAGTTGGATTTTATTATCAGTCTGCAGAGCAGTCCTGTGGTTCCCACATGACCAAGAGTACAAATTCTGAGTACAAAGTCGTGCCCACGTGCACCCGCCCACACAGAAATCCTTTAAGGATCATGGCGGAGACCCCCACCCGCCCCACACAGCCCACTGTGAGCCCCGACCAGACAACCAAGCAGATGTAGGGCCTTTCGGCCTGGCTCTGCCCAGCCCCACGCCCATCCTGGCTGACGCTTTCCTTCCTATGAGGATACACCTTGAGTTCCGCCTTCACAAAAGGCAAATGCGGCCCGGCAGCACCGGATCTGAGAAAGCCCTCTACGCACAGCACGGGGCGCCGGCTGGCCGAGCCCCGCCATCTACAAATATCATAGAACCCCAGCAGTGGGGACTTCCCAGAAGTCACTTGCGGAAATGCAAACATAGAGCAACCCCATAGGGTCAGACATTTGGCAGAAGACGGGCCCAGATTGTCCTAAATGACAAGGACTCTGCACACATTCTCTGAGAATGACTCTCCTGCTGGCCGGCCAGCCTGGAGAGAGAGCCTTCCGGAGAAGGGGTGCATCCAAGCCTGAGGCCGCACAGCCGATGGGAAGGCTCTTCCCCCTCCAGAGGAACGCCCAGGCCCTCTTGTCCTCGGGGCTGGGCGGCCGCCCGCGGGTCTCGCCGGTCACCAAGGCCGCCAGAGGCCACAGGCGGGCTGTCGCGCAGTGGCGGCAGCGGCGGCCTTGGCCGGGGCAGGCGCGGGCGTGGGGCTGGGCGCCTTGGGCTCCTTGGCGGGCACGGCGGGCGCGGCCGGGGGTCGCTGGAAATGGTACAGCAGCTTCATCTGCGTGTCGCTGGCCGCGTGCAGCGTCAGGAACTGCACGGCCTCCTGCAGGCACCATGAGTAGCCTTCGCTGTAGTCCTGGTGCAAGCTCTtggggccggcggcggcggcggcgaagGCTGCGGGGAGCGGGGGCCGCGGTGAGCCGGGCCGGGGGGTGCGGGGAGCGGGGTAGCGGGCAACGGGGCCGGGGGCGCAGGGAGGTGGGCAGCGGTGAGGGGGGCGCCGGTGAACGGGGTCAGGGAGCGCGGGGCGGCGGTGAGCCGGTCGCGCGGCCCGACTCCTGGACGCAGGGCGGCTCACCTTTGCTGTGTTTCAGGTAACTGACGGCCATCTCCAGGATGTCGGCCTTCTCCAGCTTGGAGTTGGGCTGGTGGCGCGCGAACTCCTGCTCCAGCAGCAGCTTCAACTGCTCGATGCTGCTGTTGATGCGGTCGCGGCGCATCTTCTCCACCACCGGTTTCCGCAGCTGCAGGCGGGAGGAGGGGGCGTCAGCCGGGCTCGGGCCACGCCGGCGCGGGGGCCGCGGGGACCGCGCACCAAGCCGGCCGCGCACTTACTCGGTTTTTCTCTTTGGGGCTGAGCAGCTCCACGGCCACGGTGCTGGGAGCCATGCCTGGCGCGGGGAGAGGCGAGGCGGCAAGGCGGCAAGGCGGCAGGGAGCGGAGCAGGCGCGTCCCGGGCTGGCGCGGACCCCGGCCCCTATATAGGCGCGGGCGGCGGGCTGGCGCCTGGGGCCCGGGTGCCGCGGCCGTTCCCACACTCCGCGGCCAATGACGGCGCGGGCCGCACAAAGGCGCCGGCCCATTAGCGCACGCTAAATTGCCTGTGAATTGGCGCGGGCACAATGGGCGCTCCCCGAGGAGCAGGTGGGCCGCGCGGCACAATGTCCGGGCTGTGGGAACGCGCTCGCCCTCATTAGCATCCCggggcctgatgctgggagccCCGCGCCTCAATATGCTGCCTTTTCCCAGGCCGCAGGGACGAGGGCGGGGGGCAGGAAGGAGCGgcgccctccccgcccctcgcCTCCCCAGCCCCCTTCTCTCCCTACAGCCCTCTCCCCAGCGACTCCGCGCTGATGGCTTGCAGAGGCCAGGAGCGCAGATACGGAGAGAGCTCTAGAATGTACAAGTGCGGTAGCTTCCAGAGGGCTGGGTACTCTCCCAGGCAGGGACCTGCTGCCCTCAGGGGAGGGGGAACGGAGGAAGCAGACACAGCCACCTCCCTCTGCTCAGGTGGAAGAGGGGCTCTCAGCATCAGACCTACTGGCCTATGTGGCAAGTCCCCAGGCTGTCACCTGGCACATGTGACTTAAGAGCTGGAAAAGGGGCTGCTGCGCCTCCTAGGCTGGGCTTTGGGTCGCTTCAGGGAGCCAGAGTCCCTGAAATGCCTTCCAGGAGCTTCTGTGCCCCCTCCTCTGGGGAGCTAAGGCTTATCAGGCTGTAGCATCTGGGGTGCTCTGACCCAACAGGTGGCTGCCATggccccactccacccccatctGGATGGGAGTCTGACCCTGGCTGTCACAGTGGCTCCAGGCATGCTCCTTACAGGTGTGTGGTCACTGCTCCCATGGGACAGGGGGGAAGCCTCAGCCACATGCTGTCCTATTCCAGCCCTGGGGGCACCTGTAAGGTCTGCTGTCCTTAAGCATTTTGCCAGTGGTGGGGAAGGGGTGCCAGGAGGCAGACATGAGGCCCCTGCCTGGAGCCCACATGAATGCTGTACCAGCTCAGACCCACTAGTGGAATGGCTGATCCTGGTCCCTGGTCAGTCCAGCTGAGGGCCAGTGATGACTTGGGGGCCAGCCCCACCCTGGGTCCCTAGGGGAGTGGCTGCTTGGAGCCCCCCTCCACCCAGAACAGTCACTGTCCTCTGATTCTCTGCAGCCAGGAATCCTGTTCTGTAGGGACTGAGCGAGGCggtggggctggggctgcctTCTAGGGGCAGGGAAGGATCCAGGAAGGTCCAAGGGGGAGCAGGGCTTCAGTCTTGGGAGCCAGCAGTTGGCATCAGGGCGCATTAGCTGGAGTTCAAATCCAGGAGCACAGTTCCCTGGACAGCAGCCACGTCCGAGCGCGGCTGGGAATCACAGGGCCCTAACAAAGGTCTTGGCAGGGACTCGCAGCTTTGAGTGGCCTGCTTGGTGGACCTGCTCAAGAAGTCCACAGAACAGGAAGCCTTTGGTGACCCAGAGAGGGGCCCATCCAGGAAGCAGGAAGATAGTGGGCAGGCTTGGCTCGGAGTCAGCCCAAGACAGCCCTGAGAGCCCCTGGTCACCCCTGGGATGGATTAGGTGAGGGGCTCTGGGGGTGGAAATATCAGGTGACTTTGGATAGAGATAGAAGGCAGCCCAACTTCACCCTTTGGCACCTGCTTCTCCCCTGAAGCACCTCTCCTGAAGGGACACAGGCCCAGGTTGGCTGTGGGAGGCAGGTGACCCTGAGGTTCCTGCTTTGGGCCTGGGCTCCTCTTTGAGCAGGGGGATCCCTGCCACAGATATCTGGCCATTTCTGGTTGGTGCCAAAGGACAGAGTGTACCTGGGCAAAATGGAGGTGAGTGTGCGGAGGACACGTGCTCTGTACTTTGCCCCACAGCCTATTTGGCAGCTCCCACAGGCTGCAAGGGGGACCTGGTGACACTCAGCCAAAGTAGGGCTTATGCTGGGCAGCTGGCCTGCATATGGATTCCCTGGGGGCCAGGCTGTGGGTGGAGAGCAGAGTGGctgagtctcctgtgtcctcATTCCCACACCCTGCCAGCCCAGCACCCGGTGCCAAGGAGGAGCTTGGCCAGGAAAAGGGAACGCAGGAGTAAGGAGTGGGCCCTGACTGTAGCCCCCACCTGAGGCCATGTATGCCTGACTGCCCAGCTGCTGGCAGTGGCGCCCCAGAGTCCTGCCCAGAACTGAAAGCAGCACCCAAGCTGGGACCTGTCCCCTGCCCCCCTGGCTTCAGAGGGGCAGTTGGCTGGGGGCGTGTGCCCTGCCCTGGCTGCCTCCCCCAAGCCAGCTTTCGGCCCAGAGGAGACACGTGCCAGCAGAAGTGGTCCGGCCCCCACCACCCCAACTGCATGCCCACCTGCAGTGGGCCGGGATGGAGGTGAGGGTGGCGGGTGGTCCATGGGGAAGctgcctcttccctccctccaccccttccccctgACAGGAGCAGCTTTGATCCAATTTTGAGTTGTGGGAAATATGAAATGAATGGTGTTAAATCTCAGCCCGGCCGGATGAAAGGCTCGCTGGCTCCCTCCCCGCGTGTGGGCCAGATGGCAGCGCGGCCTCCGAGGCACACGCCTGGCCTTTGTGGGCCGCTTAACACTGTGAATGGGGCCAAAGTGTGGGAAAGTCGCTGGGCTCCCGGCTCACACGTCCGAGGTGAGTGGCCCAGCAGACTGGGGGGGCTGCCGAggagggagggtttgggggcagggggagaaccCAGGGCTGCTCCTGGCTGGCAGTCTTAGCGCAGAGGCAGCCCATGGTGTGGAGGGGGTCAGATCTTCGGCCTCAGCAGCCCCCAGCAgctggggaagagagaggggagcTTGTCTTACCCCCACCCTGAAGAGCTCAAAAGTCTGGGGTGGGGTATCTGGGAACAACCATTGAGACACCTTGCTGTGGATGTGGGGGCTCAGGCCAAACACACTAGCTGGGGGTGATTATGTTAGAATTCAGTAATCTAGGGCCACAACCCACACCCCAAGTCCACCCCTCCCAGGCTGACTGCAAAGCCAATAGCACCATGGGGAGGGCGTGCTCCAGGGGCATTTGCTCCCTGTGTTCAGGGAGGTCTTCTCGTTGGGAAGGCAAATGGTGCAAGCggtgtggaaaacagtgtggcagtTCCTCCAAAGTTAAACAGAATCACCACGTGACCTGGCAATTCCACTCGTGCTCTGtacccaaaataattgaaagcggGGTCTCAAAGAAACCCTTGAACACACACGTTCACAGCAGCATATTCACAATTACCAAGAGGTagaaacaacctgtgtccatcaatggatgaatggataagctaAATGTGGTTCATCTATATGACAGAATATGATCCAGCCTTAAACAGGGAGGAGGTCCTGACACCTGTTACAATGTGGATGGACGTTAGGACATGAAgctgagtgaaataaaccagacacaggaGGACACATCCTATGTGATTCCACTTCTCTGAGGTCCCTGGAGGAGtcaaagacacagagacacaaagtaggAGCgtgggggccgggggagggggaaggggtggggagcgTTTGATGAGGATGGAGCTTTGATTTGGGAAGGTGAGAACATTCTGGAGACATGGGGACAACTGCACAACAACGTGAATGTCCTCAATGCCACTGagctgtgcacttaaaaatggttgagATGGTACTCTAATGTTATGTGTACTTtaccacagttttaaaatatatataaacaaggaGGACTCCATGATGAAGAGCCACACATTCACTCCCGCCCAGCCTTGTATTTGGCCCCAGGCGACTCTGCCCCGGACCTCCCAGTCCCCTGCAGGCAGGACTGGTCTGGAGGGGACACTGCCATACCCATTAGCCTCTGCCCAGCTCCAGACTGCCCCTCCACCCTGCCTGGAGCCAGATTCCCTAACAGGTTGTGCCGTCCACAGGGCTGTATGAACCCCCAGTGTCTCAGGTACAGGAGGGTTTCCTCCTTGGCGTGTGGGGAGTGGGCAGGCTGGGGCAGGTAAGGAGCAAGGCTGGCCTTCTGGGAAAGCAGGGACTCCATCATCCACAGTGGTGCCCCCACATCCAGGGCCACCACAAGGACCCCAGGCTGTGCACAGGGCAGAGATGGGTGCCCCCTGGGATTGTTCTGTGCCATGGCCCTCGCCCTGGGCCCATCCAAACGCAGCAAGTGCTGTGCTGCCTCCTACTGTCTAGTGGCTTCCAGCGAGTCCCCGGCCAGCCCTCCATCACCACCTGGACCACCTGCTGTGACCCCTGAGGGAGCACCCAGGACAGCAGGGAGGCACCCGGCTCATCTCCCCAAGTGTGAAGGGACAAGGCTGCCACTCAGAGTCACCCCCAGCCAGGCAGGCCCCTGAGGGCCCTGGATGGCCAGGGTCTGCAGGCTGTTGAGTCTGTTGAGGGGTGGGAAGGGCATTGGGGTCTCTCTGTGGGGATCCAAGCGGAGCTGGATGGGGATAAGAGTTTCAGTTTTTCAGCATCTACTAAACACCACACAAGGAACAAAAATTTGCCTTCTTAGGACTGCCCAGGGAGGGGACTGTCCCTTCCCTGTTTGACAGGCAGCAACCAGGGGGTCACAGAGGTTAAATCTTGCCCACGGTCCCATGAACTCAGGGACAGCTAacatgatggtgatggtggtgattccACGTTTTTGAGCACTTATTACTAGGTACGAGGCGGGGAGAGCCCATAGGCACACCGAGAGTTTGCTGAGGCCACaaggagggtgagggtgggagctGGGACTTGGACCTGCggaggtggggttggggaggggaaggagtgcagagtcagggctgggggcctggggcgAGGACCTGAGTGGAGCCTGCTGTGGAGATGGGACTGGGGAGGGCCAACATGCTTCCCCCTCCCTTACCCCTGGGTGTGTGCGAGGGGACACATTGATCGCTCCCTGGATCCCCTGGCTGGAGCCACGCTCCAGATGGCGGGTGGCCAGGACTCTGGACAAAGGGCGGCCGCAGCTCCCAGGCAGGCTGCGAGGCACGCGGGCTGCCTTTGTGGCTTGAAGGCGGAGGGTCCAGAGTGTGGGAACCTCTGGCTACGTGGCCGCACTGTGGTGGAGGCGCTCTGGGGGAGGAGTGCTCTGGGGCCCTCCACTGTCTGCTCTCTTCCACCCTAGCTCCCCGCACCCCCAGAACCAGACCAGAGAACTGGGTGTGAGAGAGGGCtcttctcccctcttcccactgtggatgcttccctctccttccctgggTCAGCAGACACCTGGATGATGCACCTGGCCCGAGAGGGGACTGAGGCCTGGCCCCTGtcctggggctggggcggggctaAAATTGGGTTGGGAGAGCTTACACGTAGGAGGTCACTTTGAGGGAGTAGTTAGCCCACCATGGAGTTACAGGGAAGAAAGAATGTCCACCTGACATTAgcagagaggtggggagaagcTTCCCAAATGCTGAGAGTTTGGGGTCAGAAACTTAGTTTTTCTTCTGTCTGCTTTCTTCAGATTTTCTGGAAGGAGCATCAGCTGCTTGTATAATTTCTAAACAGGTACATTTAGGCTCGCTCGGGGCCCCAGGGAACATGGGGCATCTTGGGGAAAGCTTGAGACACTGACATTTTTCAGAAGAGCCCTGGATTTAGAGGG includes:
- the HES5 gene encoding transcription factor HES-5, giving the protein MAPSTVAVELLSPKEKNRLRKPVVEKMRRDRINSSIEQLKLLLEQEFARHQPNSKLEKADILEMAVSYLKHSKAFAAAAAGPKSLHQDYSEGYSWCLQEAVQFLTLHAASDTQMKLLYHFQRPPAAPAVPAKEPKAPSPTPAPAPAKAAAAATARQPACGLWRPW